In one Alphaproteobacteria bacterium SS10 genomic region, the following are encoded:
- a CDS encoding sigma-54-dependent Fis family transcriptional regulator — MLARKPNILIVEDAMVLAETYRAFLGKHNLSADIVNTVTEGEQHLAQQEYDVMLLDLGLPDRNGTELLEGLDGQDGGPATIVITADGSINRAVEAMRLGAFDFLVKPFNEDRLVTAVNNALDAAEVLRGVNNEAPAETIKAESLEGMIGRAPAMNHVRSTIASVAQSKVPVFITGESGTGKEVCATAIHKAGDRKDKPFIAINCAAIPKDLMESELFGHIKGAFTGATSHRLGAAQAADGGTLFLDEICEMDISLQSKLLRFLQTGQVKKVGAETDEKVDVRIICATNRDPMAEIAAGRFREDLYYRLHVVPLNLPPLRDRRSDIPLLLSHFVSTYAADEGKRFDGFTSDALERLEAYPWPGNIRELQNTVRHIVVMNPGGTVKSEDLPEYLGRGAPPAAAGMGMPAQAAIQMPGDPQANVVHMPLASPAAQAQVLNGLSAEALLRPLWKTEKDIIEAVIQHCNGNISRAARILEISPSTIYRKREQWEKWLADEMSVTAVN; from the coding sequence ATGCTGGCGAGAAAACCAAACATACTGATCGTAGAAGACGCGATGGTGTTGGCCGAAACTTATCGGGCCTTCCTCGGGAAACATAATCTCAGCGCGGATATCGTGAACACGGTAACCGAAGGTGAGCAGCATTTGGCGCAACAAGAATATGACGTCATGTTGCTCGATCTAGGGCTGCCAGACCGTAACGGTACTGAGCTGCTTGAGGGCTTGGATGGCCAGGATGGTGGTCCCGCGACCATCGTGATTACCGCCGATGGCTCGATTAACCGCGCGGTTGAGGCCATGCGACTTGGCGCCTTCGACTTCCTCGTGAAGCCGTTTAACGAGGATCGCCTCGTGACCGCCGTGAACAACGCACTCGATGCAGCGGAAGTCCTGCGCGGTGTGAATAATGAAGCCCCTGCGGAGACCATTAAGGCGGAAAGCCTTGAAGGCATGATCGGTCGCGCCCCCGCGATGAACCATGTGCGCTCAACCATCGCCAGCGTTGCGCAATCCAAGGTTCCTGTCTTCATCACCGGTGAAAGCGGTACGGGTAAAGAAGTTTGCGCCACCGCTATTCATAAGGCCGGTGACCGTAAGGATAAGCCGTTTATCGCCATCAACTGTGCGGCCATTCCTAAGGACCTGATGGAAAGCGAGTTGTTTGGCCATATCAAGGGGGCGTTTACCGGCGCAACCTCGCATCGCTTAGGTGCGGCACAAGCGGCTGATGGTGGCACGCTGTTCCTTGATGAAATCTGTGAGATGGACATCAGCCTGCAGTCCAAACTGCTGCGATTCTTACAGACTGGCCAGGTGAAGAAGGTTGGTGCGGAAACCGATGAGAAGGTGGATGTGCGGATCATCTGTGCCACCAACCGTGACCCGATGGCGGAGATTGCCGCCGGCCGGTTCCGGGAGGACCTCTATTACCGCCTCCACGTTGTACCGTTGAACCTGCCACCGCTGCGGGATCGTCGCTCTGATATCCCTCTGCTGCTAAGTCATTTCGTTAGCACCTATGCGGCCGATGAAGGTAAGCGGTTCGATGGCTTTACCTCCGATGCGCTTGAACGGCTTGAGGCCTACCCATGGCCAGGCAATATCCGCGAGCTGCAGAACACCGTTCGGCATATTGTGGTAATGAACCCAGGCGGCACGGTTAAGTCGGAGGACCTGCCAGAGTATCTGGGGCGTGGCGCGCCGCCTGCTGCGGCAGGCATGGGCATGCCGGCACAGGCAGCGATACAGATGCCGGGCGACCCACAGGCAAATGTGGTTCACATGCCGCTGGCCTCACCAGCCGCGCAGGCACAGGTGTTGAACGGCCTATCTGCCGAAGCGCTGCTGCGTCCGCTCTGGAAGACTGAGAAGGACATCATTGAGGCGGTCATTCAGCACTGCAATGGCAACATCTCTCGCGCCGCGCGTATCCTGGAGATCAGCCCATCGACCATCTATCGCAAGCGCGAGCAGTGGGAAAAGTGGCTGGCTGACGAGATGTCAGTTACCGCCGTTAATTGA
- a CDS encoding cytochrome b has product MAVEEVTENAADIAGGKTDRHPMALRLVHWVTAFIMAWMVLSGIALGIYGFSGIRNLVGGEWTNFIYTYHKTFGVIILGLFVLRLIIKAARPKPAPLTELSKAQHMIAGAVHIGLYVLLFAMPVLGWLGTASGGFPVQFFSINLPGLIGKDKELSELLFTLHWYGGLLITVLIAMHVGAALMHRFVKRDGVFRRISLP; this is encoded by the coding sequence ATGGCGGTTGAGGAAGTGACCGAGAACGCCGCTGATATTGCGGGCGGTAAGACAGATAGGCACCCCATGGCCCTGCGTCTCGTCCATTGGGTAACAGCCTTCATCATGGCCTGGATGGTGTTGAGCGGTATTGCCCTCGGCATCTATGGCTTCAGCGGCATCCGCAATCTGGTCGGTGGTGAGTGGACCAACTTCATCTACACCTACCATAAGACCTTTGGCGTCATCATTCTGGGGCTGTTCGTTCTGCGTCTAATCATCAAGGCCGCGCGCCCGAAACCGGCACCGCTGACCGAGCTCTCAAAGGCCCAGCATATGATTGCCGGTGCGGTTCATATCGGCCTCTACGTCCTATTGTTTGCGATGCCAGTTTTAGGGTGGCTGGGCACGGCCTCTGGTGGCTTTCCGGTGCAGTTCTTCAGCATCAATCTGCCGGGCCTTATCGGTAAGGATAAAGAGTTGTCGGAGCTGCTGTTCACTCTGCATTGGTATGGCGGCCTGCTGATCACCGTGCTGATCGCCATGCATGTCGGGGCCGCCCTGATGCATCGCTTTGTGAAGAGGGATGGCGTGTTTCGGCGGATTAGCCTGCCTTAA
- a CDS encoding response regulator, whose amino-acid sequence MPGDLFSTRRSVTQAPDIMEDLRNAVANPSDIGNAHQGEEVAPDEVMEAATRVLDEANRAAIASAADGLCIIDGATRILQANHAAGALFGETIESLIFERLSDWIEFAELINADGTTDSGALEDHLRQAAGSAAPLRAEGLLRGKDGVALPVELRLAVIPTGMLDSAPRRFIVWCRDLSEQRNQALTARRHTQLLTRAEALANQVSWFWSHHSGDLEWSGNALGFFGEERPKLRDLLERLDDDDRRRVTDALGQLRKARKADVPPVSLRLVDRAGAEPRQLQIDCGVVAGSGQMIIGLSGTIRDISERIHHEQQLKAALAKAQEADAVKSAFLAMMGHEFKTPMNGLLGALDLIRRAPVSESHDRLVDIAQQSAAHLRHMLDDVIAFSTLQAGGESATPLRAQPFNLRDELVTALERWRDKAEDRGLKLHLEIEPEAPQRISSDRGRLHQILDKLLSNAIKASMDGLIMLQVSRSNDVALAPEGCVDLIVADCGPGIPEDRAEAIFEPFVRIGKINEGAAGAGLGLAIARSLSLSLSGELELLETSEASSDGARFRMRLPIGLLGEAAGHATPEGFGTAAVPSSAGHHSRPLSVLIADDNAINREVLAAYLGEEQHRAVVVTNGQEAVDEAARQSFDVILLDISMPVMDGFEAARRIRQHNGFNVDTPIAALTAFSMAAKAEELEQGRVGAVFNKPIDWPALMGWINRVTAKGEPMAETSNEDTGVEVTSGAVSLIDQALVQQLSGSLPPETVASLFARFKDDLANRLELLDQAIQNKDVHHVGQLSHALCGIASAFGAMQLEREARVLHNMPEQILNPTQPPVIERLRHLADNSVELLTEQLNQTEAG is encoded by the coding sequence ATGCCCGGTGATCTATTCTCCACCCGACGGTCCGTGACCCAGGCGCCAGATATCATGGAAGATCTGCGCAATGCGGTCGCCAACCCCTCCGATATCGGTAACGCCCATCAGGGTGAGGAGGTTGCCCCTGACGAGGTGATGGAGGCGGCAACCCGTGTGCTGGATGAGGCGAATAGGGCAGCCATTGCCAGTGCCGCTGATGGCCTCTGCATCATCGACGGTGCGACCCGAATTCTTCAGGCGAACCACGCAGCCGGGGCCTTGTTCGGCGAGACGATTGAATCTCTGATCTTTGAGCGGCTGAGTGACTGGATTGAGTTTGCCGAGCTGATCAATGCCGACGGCACGACGGACAGTGGCGCGCTCGAAGATCATTTGCGGCAGGCTGCGGGCTCTGCGGCACCATTGCGGGCGGAGGGTTTGCTGCGCGGTAAGGATGGTGTGGCACTGCCGGTTGAGTTGCGTCTCGCCGTTATTCCAACCGGCATGTTGGACAGTGCCCCAAGGCGCTTCATCGTTTGGTGCCGGGACTTATCTGAGCAGCGTAATCAGGCACTAACGGCACGGCGCCACACCCAATTACTTACCCGTGCCGAAGCACTCGCCAACCAAGTGTCTTGGTTCTGGAGCCACCATAGCGGTGACCTTGAATGGTCGGGCAATGCCCTGGGCTTCTTTGGGGAAGAGCGTCCGAAGCTGCGCGATCTGCTTGAGCGGTTGGATGATGATGACCGTCGCCGGGTGACCGATGCACTCGGTCAGCTTCGCAAGGCTCGTAAGGCCGATGTGCCCCCAGTATCCCTCCGTTTGGTTGATCGCGCCGGGGCTGAGCCTCGACAGCTACAGATCGATTGCGGTGTTGTCGCCGGTAGCGGCCAGATGATCATCGGTCTTAGTGGTACCATCCGCGATATTAGTGAGCGCATTCATCATGAGCAGCAATTGAAGGCCGCGCTGGCGAAAGCGCAGGAAGCCGATGCCGTAAAGTCCGCCTTCCTCGCGATGATGGGCCATGAGTTCAAAACCCCGATGAATGGCTTACTGGGTGCACTCGATCTGATCCGCCGTGCGCCAGTGTCTGAGAGCCATGACCGGCTGGTTGATATTGCGCAGCAATCGGCCGCACATCTGCGGCATATGCTAGACGACGTGATTGCCTTCTCAACGCTTCAAGCGGGCGGGGAGAGCGCAACACCACTAAGAGCACAGCCGTTTAACCTGCGTGATGAGCTGGTGACGGCACTAGAGCGCTGGCGCGATAAGGCAGAGGATCGTGGCCTGAAGCTGCATCTGGAGATTGAGCCCGAGGCACCACAGCGGATCAGCTCTGATCGTGGGCGGTTGCATCAGATCCTCGACAAGCTGCTTAGCAATGCCATTAAGGCATCTATGGATGGCTTGATTATGCTGCAGGTCTCGCGCAGCAATGACGTTGCGCTGGCCCCTGAGGGATGCGTTGATTTGATTGTGGCTGATTGCGGCCCGGGCATTCCGGAGGATCGCGCCGAGGCAATCTTTGAGCCGTTTGTGCGCATCGGGAAAATCAATGAGGGCGCTGCCGGTGCCGGGCTCGGCCTTGCCATCGCGCGCAGCCTGTCACTGAGCCTAAGCGGTGAGCTGGAGCTGTTAGAAACATCAGAAGCCTCAAGCGACGGCGCTCGCTTTAGAATGCGCCTGCCGATTGGTTTGCTGGGTGAGGCTGCTGGTCACGCGACGCCAGAAGGCTTTGGCACAGCCGCTGTGCCGTCATCAGCGGGCCATCATTCAAGGCCGCTGAGCGTCCTGATTGCCGATGACAACGCTATCAACCGCGAAGTTTTGGCCGCCTATCTCGGTGAAGAACAGCACCGTGCCGTTGTCGTAACCAATGGCCAAGAGGCGGTTGATGAGGCCGCCCGCCAAAGCTTCGATGTCATCCTGCTAGATATCTCAATGCCGGTGATGGATGGCTTTGAAGCCGCCCGCCGCATTCGCCAACACAATGGCTTTAATGTCGACACGCCAATTGCGGCCCTCACTGCCTTCTCCATGGCCGCGAAGGCGGAAGAGCTGGAGCAGGGGCGTGTCGGTGCCGTCTTTAACAAACCAATCGATTGGCCGGCCCTGATGGGTTGGATCAATCGCGTCACCGCCAAAGGGGAGCCGATGGCTGAAACGAGTAATGAGGATACAGGCGTGGAGGTTACCTCCGGTGCGGTGTCCTTGATCGATCAAGCGCTGGTACAGCAGCTATCGGGCTCGCTGCCACCGGAGACCGTGGCCAGCTTATTCGCCCGGTTTAAGGATGACCTAGCCAACCGTCTGGAGCTGCTGGATCAGGCCATACAGAACAAAGATGTGCATCATGTTGGGCAGTTGAGCCATGCGCTCTGCGGTATCGCCTCAGCTTTTGGTGCCATGCAGCTCGAGCGGGAAGCGCGCGTGCTGCACAACATGCCCGAACAGATTTTAAACCCAACGCAGCCACCGGTAATCGAGCGGTTGCGGCATCTGGCGGATAACTCCGTCGAACTACTGACTGAACAACTTAACCAAACAGAAGCGGGGTAA